In Deinococcus reticulitermitis, the genomic stretch CGCTTCGCGGTCGATATGCAGCGCGATCTTCCGGTGGAGAGTGGACTCGGCCTGAAGAATTCCAAACAGGACTTCGGCGACCCGGCGCAGGGTGTCGCGGCGGTGGTGAGGGAGACGCTCTTTCAGGTACTCAGCGAGCGTGTCAACATGCGAGCGGGCGGCACTGGGACGGATCACACCCCCTTTTGCCGCCCTTTGCCGTTCCCTTGTGCGTCCTGGACGCCATTTCCCTCAACCTGTCAGGTACTGAGCCCTGACGCATATTCTTGAGATAGACAATTTCCTTGCCAAGATATGCTTGCAGGCGTTCAAGATAGTCGTAAGTCTCCTGCAATTCCTCGCCGGTGTCGCAGAAGACGTATTCCATCTCTGGAACCTTGTCGCGCATGTAGATGGCCAGCGCCGTACTGTCCTTGCCGCCGGAGAGGGACAGGATGTGGCGCGTGGAGCGGGGTTGCGATTGAGTCATGATCTAGACCGAATCTACCGCGCTGCTCCTGACAGTGCTGGCACATTTGGGATTGGGGGCGCGGTCGGGCCGGGAGCTACGCTGTGGCCGGTGTTCTGCTCGGCCCCTTCCTCTCGGCCCGCCTGCGCCCACGCCTTCATGTCCTGTGGCGGCTCTCGCGGGAGCGGTGAACAGTGAGGCCAGGGCCAGGGCGGTCGGCGTCCAGCCTGTATGGTGGTGGGGATTTGGGCGCTGGTCGCACCCAGCCCGCAGCAGGGGGGAAGCATGACGGTTCAGCACACACCACAACATGAAGAGCGGCCTTTCAAGACGGCGGCTGAAGTTCGGCGAGAACCCCGCCCCGAGCAGACGGACGCGGAAATCGAAGCGTGGGTCATGGAGCAGATTCGCGCTGACAAGAAGACGCTGGACTTGCTGGCCACCCTCTGAGCGTGCCTTTTCCGAAGGGTTATTTTCACCGCCACCGGGGTTGGAGCTTTCCGACCCCGGCTCTGATTCACCTGATCCACGACGGCATTCTTGAAACGTCTCCCGGTCGCGCCGGAGTGGCCCATGAGGGGGT encodes the following:
- a CDS encoding phosphoadenosine phosphosulfate reductase family protein, giving the protein MTQSQPRSTRHILSLSGGKDSTALAIYMRDKVPEMEYVFCDTGEELQETYDYLERLQAYLGKEIVYLKNMRQGSVPDRLREMASRTHKGTAKGGKRGCDPSQCRPLAC